The proteins below are encoded in one region of Segatella copri:
- a CDS encoding WecB/TagA/CpsF family glycosyltransferase, producing the protein METVKVLNINIQNITRQELLENLKEGVLVTPNLDHLIKLQKDKEFYDVYQKSEWVVCDSKILYLFGKLLKKPIKEAIPGSSFFTSYYMYHKDDADCKIFLLGAKEGIAAKAMERINEKVGRKMVVGAHSPSFGFEKHEEECEELVRIVNESGANVLLVGVGAPKQEKWIMKYRDKMPEVKVFMALGATIDFEAGTLKRAPKIWQKIGMEWLYRCMKEPKRLFKRYFVDDMQFFYYFAKQLLGIYKNPFRMK; encoded by the coding sequence ATGGAAACAGTAAAAGTACTAAATATTAATATTCAGAACATCACTCGTCAGGAACTCTTGGAGAACCTGAAGGAGGGTGTTCTTGTGACTCCTAATCTTGACCATCTGATTAAGCTTCAGAAGGACAAGGAGTTTTATGATGTGTATCAGAAGTCGGAATGGGTGGTGTGTGATAGCAAGATTCTCTACCTGTTCGGTAAGTTGCTCAAGAAACCAATCAAGGAGGCTATCCCTGGTTCGAGTTTTTTCACCTCTTATTATATGTATCACAAGGATGATGCGGATTGCAAGATATTCTTGTTGGGTGCCAAAGAGGGAATTGCTGCCAAGGCTATGGAGCGTATCAATGAGAAGGTAGGTCGCAAGATGGTGGTTGGCGCTCATTCTCCTTCCTTTGGCTTCGAGAAGCATGAGGAGGAATGTGAAGAGTTGGTGCGCATCGTGAATGAGAGTGGAGCGAATGTGCTGTTAGTGGGCGTTGGTGCGCCTAAGCAGGAAAAGTGGATTATGAAGTATCGAGACAAGATGCCTGAGGTAAAGGTGTTTATGGCTCTCGGTGCTACCATCGATTTTGAGGCTGGTACTCTGAAACGTGCGCCTAAGATTTGGCAGAAGATTGGTATGGAGTGGTTGTATCGCTGTATGAAGGAGCCAAAGCGCCTCTTCAAGCGTTACTTTGTGGATGATATGCAGTTCTTCTATTACTTTGCCAAGCAACTTTTGGGGATATACAAGAATCCTTTCCGTATGAAGTAA
- a CDS encoding nucleotidyltransferase family protein, with the protein MKAQQRIFFDFLRFCIGATTEGIPESVKDADWGVLYGIAKKQALIGVLFHGIQQLPKELAPDGDLLMTWMGMAQRIKQQNMCLFIDSAKVCKNFKDAGFRNCILKGQGNALLYPNPYMRTPGDIDIYLNGGRKRIMEYVDKVCPNQVMRYHHVDFPVMKTPIEVHFTPSYMFCPCHNRRMQKWFGKVMDLQCSNVVTLPDGYGEITVPTLSFNVVYILSHLYRHVFTEGIGLRQLLDYYFVVVKWHTDLTDLTDLDSKDLAALQRDLKWLGFWKFAGAVMYVLHEVFGLEEEKMIAPINEKEGAFLLDEIMRGGNFGQYDDRLGDKTGEGKVHRYFRMSLRNMRFVKHYSSEALCEPLFRTWFFFWKVWSKSLNQLLSYLCI; encoded by the coding sequence ATGAAAGCACAGCAAAGAATATTTTTTGATTTTTTACGATTCTGCATAGGAGCGACGACTGAGGGGATTCCTGAGTCTGTGAAGGATGCTGATTGGGGTGTATTGTATGGTATTGCCAAAAAACAGGCATTGATAGGGGTACTGTTTCATGGAATTCAACAGTTGCCAAAAGAATTGGCTCCTGATGGAGACTTGCTGATGACATGGATGGGAATGGCGCAGAGGATTAAGCAGCAGAATATGTGTTTGTTTATTGATTCGGCAAAGGTTTGCAAAAACTTCAAGGATGCAGGATTCCGAAATTGTATCCTGAAAGGGCAAGGTAATGCGCTACTCTATCCCAATCCTTATATGCGCACACCAGGAGATATAGATATTTACCTCAATGGTGGCAGAAAACGTATAATGGAGTATGTTGACAAGGTTTGTCCGAATCAAGTGATGCGCTATCATCATGTGGATTTTCCAGTGATGAAGACTCCGATAGAGGTGCATTTCACACCTTCGTATATGTTTTGCCCTTGTCATAATCGCAGGATGCAGAAGTGGTTTGGCAAGGTGATGGACTTGCAATGCTCGAATGTGGTAACATTGCCTGATGGATATGGGGAGATTACCGTACCTACCCTTTCTTTCAATGTTGTTTATATTCTTTCGCATCTGTATAGGCATGTATTTACGGAGGGAATCGGGTTGAGACAACTTCTCGATTATTATTTTGTTGTTGTGAAGTGGCACACGGATCTCACTGATCTCACTGATTTAGATTCAAAGGATTTGGCTGCGTTGCAGCGGGATTTGAAATGGTTGGGATTTTGGAAGTTTGCAGGTGCTGTGATGTATGTGCTGCATGAGGTGTTTGGATTGGAAGAGGAGAAAATGATTGCTCCGATTAATGAGAAGGAAGGTGCATTCCTTCTTGATGAGATTATGCGAGGTGGTAACTTCGGACAGTATGATGACAGGCTTGGGGATAAGACTGGCGAAGGCAAGGTGCACCGATACTTCCGTATGTCGCTAAGGAATATGCGTTTTGTGAAGCATTATTCAAGTGAGGCATTGTGTGAGCCGCTGTTTAGAACATGGTTCTTCTTTTGGAAGGTGTGGAGTAAAAGTTTGAACCAGCTTTTATCCTATTTGTGCATATAA
- a CDS encoding ATP-dependent endonuclease gives MKIKEIIVENFRLLKEFRLELEDDLSLLIGKNNVGKTSLLVVLDKFLNYGETKKFQYNDFNLDFRTELKELIENEKLEQKDYEELGIRLRLLIEYNDKDDLEYISPILMDLDVANNFLGLGFDYTLSYDMYLNLREAYQTFENHEKEKEAKSREKEGQYVAKTLDDFLDSKQSLYFFLIRKSIHINKDTESFEEENYINLKDVTNFNLKDVVNFQYINAKRNVDNKEVDKTLSTQTSELYKVQETDDKQQEAIEQFQDRLKDTDVVLSSVYDKMFADIINKVKTFGGMSKNETIIKVVSSLQHRELLKGNTTVVYQQADKKLPENYNGLGYMNLISMIFDIDLIIKKMQRNKERKPADINLLFIEEPEAHTHPQMQYVFIKNIKELLKQGILHKDGISRKLQYIVSSHSAHIVADCDFNDIKYMVHSQKNGIFEKNSVIAKNMKDLQKEYEGDAEYKQYFAFLKQYLTLNRSELFFADKAIFIEGDTERILLPAMMKMIDEEHEPEENENYLLSQNVSIIEVGAYSHIFEKFMRFIGLRKCLIITDLDCCKPVEKTDKNGRKTTKYEKAPYDVTDDNMVTSNASIKSFLKISSIKDILSDVPVKLSWDDAAICWKRNNNGNLMIAFQYGKKGAYQPRSFEDAFFSENKEFITSNSFSSLDPECVEKFQEDNNPYELAQNGVNGKSSLAIEILLHGNTETNPENGHWNIPNYIKEGLLWLRKD, from the coding sequence ATGAAAATAAAAGAAATAATAGTAGAAAATTTCCGACTCTTGAAAGAATTCAGATTGGAGTTGGAAGATGATCTGTCTCTTCTCATTGGTAAGAACAATGTTGGAAAGACTTCTCTCTTGGTTGTTCTTGACAAGTTTTTAAATTATGGAGAGACCAAGAAATTTCAATACAATGATTTCAATTTGGATTTTAGAACGGAATTGAAAGAATTGATAGAAAATGAAAAACTCGAACAGAAAGATTATGAAGAATTAGGTATTCGTCTTCGTTTGTTGATAGAGTATAATGATAAGGATGACTTGGAATATATCAGTCCCATCCTTATGGACTTGGATGTTGCAAATAACTTCTTGGGGCTTGGATTTGATTATACATTATCATACGACATGTATTTGAATCTTAGAGAAGCTTATCAAACTTTTGAGAACCACGAAAAAGAAAAGGAAGCAAAATCTCGTGAGAAGGAAGGGCAATATGTTGCTAAGACACTTGACGATTTCTTGGATTCAAAGCAGTCTTTATATTTCTTTCTGATAAGAAAATCTATTCATATTAATAAGGATACAGAATCTTTTGAGGAAGAGAATTATATTAATTTGAAAGATGTAACAAACTTCAATCTTAAAGATGTTGTGAATTTCCAATACATCAACGCAAAAAGGAATGTTGACAATAAAGAGGTTGATAAGACCTTATCCACACAAACATCTGAATTGTATAAAGTTCAAGAAACTGATGACAAGCAACAAGAAGCTATAGAACAATTTCAAGATAGATTAAAAGATACGGACGTTGTTCTTTCTTCTGTTTATGACAAGATGTTTGCGGATATTATTAATAAGGTGAAAACGTTTGGTGGTATGTCAAAAAATGAAACTATCATAAAGGTGGTTTCTTCTTTGCAACATAGAGAATTATTGAAAGGTAACACAACTGTCGTTTATCAACAGGCAGATAAGAAACTGCCAGAAAACTATAATGGCCTTGGTTATATGAATTTGATTTCGATGATATTTGACATCGATCTCATTATTAAGAAGATGCAAAGGAACAAAGAACGTAAGCCTGCAGATATTAATTTGCTGTTTATAGAGGAACCTGAGGCACATACTCATCCACAGATGCAATATGTTTTCATCAAAAATATCAAGGAATTGCTGAAACAAGGAATTTTGCATAAAGATGGGATTTCTCGCAAGTTGCAATATATTGTTAGCTCTCACTCTGCTCATATCGTGGCTGATTGTGATTTTAACGATATAAAATACATGGTGCATTCTCAGAAGAATGGAATCTTTGAGAAAAACAGTGTAATTGCCAAAAATATGAAGGATTTGCAAAAGGAATATGAGGGTGACGCAGAATACAAACAATACTTCGCATTTCTAAAGCAATATCTTACGTTGAATAGAAGTGAATTGTTCTTTGCTGACAAAGCTATTTTTATAGAGGGTGACACAGAGAGGATACTACTTCCAGCTATGATGAAGATGATAGATGAGGAACATGAACCTGAAGAAAATGAAAATTATCTCTTGTCGCAGAATGTATCAATTATTGAGGTTGGAGCGTATTCACATATTTTCGAAAAGTTCATGAGATTTATTGGACTCAGAAAATGTTTAATAATAACAGATTTAGACTGTTGTAAACCTGTGGAGAAAACTGACAAAAATGGTAGAAAGACAACAAAATATGAAAAAGCCCCATATGATGTAACTGATGATAACATGGTAACATCTAATGCCTCTATCAAGTCTTTCTTGAAAATCAGCAGTATTAAAGACATTCTTTCAGATGTACCTGTGAAACTTTCTTGGGATGATGCAGCCATCTGTTGGAAACGAAACAACAATGGAAACCTTATGATAGCTTTTCAATATGGTAAGAAAGGAGCATACCAACCTCGTAGTTTTGAGGATGCTTTCTTTTCTGAAAATAAGGAATTCATAACATCAAACTCATTTTCGTCATTAGACCCGGAATGTGTTGAAAAATTCCAAGAAGACAACAATCCTTATGAATTAGCACAAAATGGTGTAAACGGTAAGTCTTCTTTGGCGATAGAAATTCTGCTCCATGGTAATACTGAGACAAATCCAGAAAATGGTCACTGGAATATACCTAATTACATTAAAGAAGGATTGTTATGGCTGAGGAAAGATTAA
- a CDS encoding UvrD-helicase domain-containing protein encodes MAEERLKDELAQITEYIQQGHNFLLSGGAGSGKTYTLVEVVRWIIENYPSSLVACITYTNAAVKEIAQRVNHENLRVSTIHDFLWDNIKNYQKELCNVVIKLLNTPDSGLQISGMEEIPTDYYSNREEPVGISYQEHTNLKEGVLSHDEVIIVAHEMFKEYPKLSDILKSRYPFIMIDEYQDTFPMVVEIMLSYLKQSGKKCIIGFFGDAMQCIYDKGIGDLNAYKYDGNKGEVFEVQKLQNRRNPQMVIDLANKIRTDGLMQVPSGDVKAPNMRDGQIKDGQCLFLYTQKDGDVLSLVRSYLSEEKQWNFHDAKATKELNLTHNLIAGKAGFSTLMEIYSGDPLLKYIKGGKLQTCVQSNISDEEMSEMTFGEILKALCEKGVDEKSYKPTQGQKDFIDAHMSLFEKAKNYNYLVLRRTYVENSQLVDDKKQSEDEESKTGSKRSPLVKHLCKIEQAIRLFQNGNVSEFLKVTGYTRERSIRSIEDKKKLKASIESLQNIEHKTIQEVIELADEQNICLIDDKVRNYKERSPYIYDRMMEVPYQEFVNLYNYLEGQTPFSTQHRTKGAEFDNVLVILDNGRWNNYNFDKLFTSTSRTESVVVRTEKIFYVCCTRAMERLAVFYHKPTKSVIDKAQEWFGKENVVEL; translated from the coding sequence ATGGCTGAGGAAAGATTAAAGGATGAATTGGCTCAAATAACTGAGTACATCCAACAAGGACACAATTTTTTGTTGAGTGGCGGCGCTGGCAGTGGTAAAACTTACACACTTGTGGAGGTTGTAAGATGGATTATAGAAAACTATCCATCTTCCTTGGTTGCATGTATAACATATACCAATGCAGCTGTAAAAGAGATTGCACAAAGAGTGAATCATGAAAATTTAAGGGTATCAACTATCCACGATTTCCTATGGGACAATATCAAAAATTATCAGAAAGAATTGTGCAATGTGGTCATTAAACTTCTGAACACTCCCGATTCTGGATTACAAATATCAGGTATGGAAGAAATTCCAACAGACTATTATAGTAACCGAGAAGAGCCTGTTGGTATAAGTTATCAAGAACATACAAATCTGAAGGAAGGTGTTCTATCGCACGATGAGGTGATAATCGTTGCGCATGAAATGTTCAAGGAATATCCAAAGTTGTCTGATATATTGAAGAGCCGTTATCCTTTTATCATGATAGATGAGTATCAAGATACTTTCCCTATGGTGGTAGAGATTATGCTGTCATATTTGAAGCAGTCTGGCAAAAAATGTATCATTGGTTTCTTCGGTGATGCCATGCAATGTATTTACGATAAAGGTATTGGTGACTTGAATGCTTATAAATATGATGGAAATAAGGGTGAAGTTTTTGAAGTTCAGAAACTTCAAAACAGGCGCAATCCCCAAATGGTTATTGATTTGGCAAATAAAATCAGAACGGATGGATTGATGCAAGTACCATCTGGCGATGTAAAAGCTCCAAATATGAGAGATGGACAGATAAAGGATGGGCAATGCTTGTTTTTGTATACACAAAAGGATGGTGATGTCCTTTCTTTAGTTAGAAGTTATCTTTCAGAGGAAAAGCAATGGAATTTCCATGATGCAAAAGCGACAAAAGAATTAAATCTTACACATAATCTGATTGCAGGAAAGGCGGGCTTTTCTACATTGATGGAAATATATAGTGGAGATCCTTTGCTGAAATACATAAAAGGAGGCAAATTACAAACCTGTGTACAATCAAATATTTCTGATGAAGAAATGTCTGAGATGACATTCGGAGAAATTCTAAAAGCATTATGTGAGAAAGGTGTTGATGAAAAAAGTTACAAGCCTACTCAGGGACAGAAAGATTTCATTGATGCCCATATGTCATTGTTTGAGAAAGCTAAAAACTACAATTATTTGGTTTTAAGACGCACCTATGTGGAAAATTCTCAACTTGTTGATGACAAGAAGCAAAGTGAAGACGAAGAAAGCAAAACAGGTTCTAAACGTTCGCCATTAGTAAAGCATTTGTGTAAGATAGAACAGGCTATACGGTTATTTCAGAATGGAAATGTATCTGAATTTTTGAAAGTGACAGGATATACAAGGGAAAGAAGTATTAGAAGCATTGAAGATAAGAAAAAATTGAAGGCTTCTATTGAATCTCTTCAAAACATAGAGCATAAAACAATTCAAGAAGTAATAGAATTGGCGGATGAGCAAAATATCTGTCTGATAGATGACAAAGTACGGAATTACAAAGAACGTTCCCCATATATATATGACCGTATGATGGAAGTGCCATACCAAGAGTTTGTTAACCTTTACAATTATCTTGAAGGTCAAACTCCATTTTCAACTCAGCATAGAACTAAGGGAGCAGAGTTTGATAATGTGTTAGTGATATTGGACAATGGCAGATGGAACAATTATAATTTCGACAAGTTGTTTACTTCAACCTCTCGTACAGAAAGTGTTGTTGTTAGAACAGAAAAAATCTTCTATGTATGTTGTACTAGGGCTATGGAACGTTTGGCTGTGTTTTATCACAAGCCTACTAAAAGTGTAATTGATAAGGCTCAAGAATGGTTTGGAAAAGAAAATGTTGTTGAGCTATGA
- a CDS encoding DEAD/DEAH box helicase — protein MKEIRLFDYQQEMLENITEVFSAAVFDSVLYNEKRKRVNVGSSVMVQMPTGTGKTYVMAAVVRWFLETYSKGEVWLIAHRKELVEQMERTLDRFALDYGEKDDELTAKVRIRVLSIQWLTRNIGDLEKNGFRPGLIIVDEAHHSLATSYQDVFIRNHKALKIGMTATPCRMKQASFGTLFSRLITSPSTRDFIMRGYLASYNYVVIGMKSTDQQIINQLKGRGSDGDYSIKEMDEKLNIPPAIRRLYNSVMKYAAGKKGIVYAIDIDHAKAIAECYNALGIKAVALDSKTAAKTRKKAVEAFREGELDCLVNVNLFDEGFDCPDVEYIQMARPTLSLAKYLQMVERGLRINKKAPKKVCMIIDNVGNYRKFGLPDRYRDWDAMFEGDMPGKGAVPSYVKKVNCIIAVDDEMMMVKEAETGRKKMTAEELRTFKENIVPFEVKGEWRMGLKSGDEIVLPPIYSYISDFKGIYAVFHPANNHMVSGIIDKYGYVIVPAEYRGFHFINRYSVLGIKDNGSTERIML, from the coding sequence ATGAAAGAAATCAGGCTTTTTGATTATCAACAAGAGATGTTGGAGAACATCACTGAGGTGTTTTCCGCTGCAGTCTTTGACTCTGTTCTCTATAATGAGAAGAGAAAAAGGGTGAATGTGGGGAGTTCGGTGATGGTGCAGATGCCTACGGGGACTGGTAAGACCTACGTGATGGCGGCTGTGGTGAGATGGTTCTTGGAGACTTATTCCAAGGGAGAGGTATGGCTGATTGCGCATCGTAAGGAACTGGTGGAGCAGATGGAACGGACGCTCGACCGCTTTGCTTTGGATTATGGTGAGAAGGATGATGAACTGACGGCAAAGGTGAGGATAAGGGTGTTGTCCATCCAATGGCTCACAAGAAACATTGGGGACTTGGAAAAGAATGGTTTTAGGCCGGGTCTGATTATCGTGGATGAAGCCCACCACTCCCTTGCCACTTCTTATCAGGATGTGTTTATCCGAAACCACAAAGCCTTGAAGATTGGCATGACGGCAACGCCTTGTCGCATGAAGCAAGCATCTTTTGGCACGTTGTTCAGCCGTTTGATTACTTCGCCTTCAACAAGGGATTTTATTATGCGTGGGTATTTGGCTTCTTATAACTATGTGGTTATCGGGATGAAATCTACTGACCAGCAGATTATCAATCAATTGAAAGGACGTGGCAGTGACGGTGATTATTCCATTAAGGAAATGGATGAGAAACTGAATATTCCGCCTGCTATTCGGCGACTCTATAATAGTGTGATGAAGTATGCTGCTGGCAAGAAAGGTATCGTATATGCCATCGACATCGACCATGCCAAGGCGATAGCAGAGTGTTACAACGCGCTTGGCATCAAGGCGGTGGCGTTGGACAGTAAGACGGCTGCCAAGACGAGAAAGAAAGCGGTGGAGGCTTTTAGGGAAGGAGAATTGGATTGCTTGGTGAACGTGAACCTCTTTGACGAGGGGTTTGACTGTCCTGACGTGGAGTATATCCAGATGGCTCGACCAACACTGTCGCTTGCCAAATATCTCCAGATGGTGGAGCGTGGACTGCGCATCAATAAGAAAGCCCCGAAGAAGGTGTGCATGATTATTGATAATGTGGGTAACTATCGGAAATTTGGATTGCCTGACAGGTATCGTGATTGGGATGCCATGTTTGAGGGTGATATGCCTGGCAAGGGTGCGGTGCCGTCATACGTGAAGAAAGTCAATTGTATCATTGCCGTGGATGATGAGATGATGATGGTGAAAGAGGCTGAGACTGGCAGGAAGAAGATGACGGCTGAGGAGTTGAGGACGTTCAAGGAGAACATCGTGCCGTTTGAGGTTAAGGGTGAATGGAGAATGGGACTGAAATCGGGCGATGAAATCGTGTTGCCGCCTATCTATTCTTACATTTCCGATTTCAAAGGTATCTATGCGGTCTTTCATCCTGCCAATAATCATATGGTGTCGGGAATTATCGACAAATATGGGTATGTGATTGTTCCTGCAGAATACAGGGGATTCCATTTCATCAATAGGTATTCTGTATTGGGTATCAAGGATAATGGAAGTACGGAAAGGATTATGCTGTAA
- a CDS encoding DEAD/DEAH box helicase, producing MMELFDYQKEMVERIGKAFGKLQSVMVQMPTGTGKTYLLAAVVKSEERRVKNPCVWVVAHRRELVVQIEETLARFDLPTSTDDDTAFIKVMSIQWLTLHYREMREEPSLIVIDEAHHAVAKTYAEVMRAFPKAKKLGLTATPYRLKGEGFADLFDTLLTSWSMDRFIAKGRLSLYDYYSIKPDGLDQRLIDSLKKRGADGDYLQKELNEVMDVRPSLERLCMTVKRYVARKKGIVYAFSIEHAEHIAEFYRQNDINAVAISSKTPSNERKSLVEQFKKGKIRVLVSVDLFSEGFDCPDVQFIQLARPTLSLAKYLQMVGRGLRVAKRKSYCVILDNVGLYRRFGMPSADRDWQQMFEGRSQLADSLQEICMRINNSFCHWGSVVSENEEMMKILGHDRQKKMIEDNENDEIVEDKDGWIDRRSGLRFAKRPQTVRLLGVEFCTEDGMRFYPRIRSKFIDDKAYINLKSLELQVGRGINWKRKYISMDEPDKVYQLKDKAGSVRLYVDDEENCYAQGNPDMELTPIETQVEMNDYCQKYSRKEKKAAEKHQKIYKHGLFYPIHNSKVWERDEVQKGVDEIWYVPKDVFGESYWVDGISGLKHYAKPVAEQRGFVRLLRESDWYYVRNIPDLRDTVLRNWQIVADDNICVINSEFLFLKQEPRLWFKILKKTDDFSYFVVREYKNFSGYAIDSDIYITQDSRNGLRLESNGVPYVPYFQTVSRAELRKYNL from the coding sequence ATGATGGAGCTGTTTGATTATCAAAAAGAAATGGTGGAACGGATTGGGAAGGCTTTTGGAAAGCTCCAATCCGTCATGGTTCAAATGCCGACGGGAACGGGGAAAACGTATCTGCTTGCAGCAGTAGTGAAGAGTGAAGAACGAAGAGTGAAGAATCCATGTGTGTGGGTTGTTGCCCATCGAAGAGAACTCGTTGTGCAAATAGAAGAAACACTTGCAAGGTTTGATTTGCCAACATCGACAGATGATGATACTGCTTTTATTAAAGTGATGTCGATACAGTGGTTGACGTTGCATTATCGGGAGATGAGGGAGGAACCTTCGCTGATTGTGATTGATGAGGCGCATCATGCGGTGGCGAAGACGTATGCGGAGGTGATGAGGGCATTTCCGAAGGCGAAGAAGTTGGGACTGACGGCTACGCCTTATCGACTGAAAGGTGAGGGATTTGCTGACTTGTTTGATACGTTGCTCACGTCTTGGAGCATGGATCGTTTTATTGCCAAGGGGCGGTTGAGCCTGTATGACTACTACTCTATCAAGCCGGATGGACTGGACCAGAGGTTGATTGACTCGCTTAAGAAGCGCGGGGCTGATGGGGATTATCTGCAGAAGGAACTGAATGAGGTGATGGATGTGAGGCCTTCGCTTGAAAGGCTTTGTATGACGGTGAAGAGGTATGTGGCGAGGAAGAAAGGCATTGTGTATGCCTTTAGTATTGAGCATGCGGAGCATATTGCGGAGTTCTACCGCCAAAATGATATAAACGCTGTAGCGATTAGTAGCAAGACACCCTCGAACGAAAGAAAGAGTTTGGTAGAGCAATTCAAAAAAGGTAAAATCCGAGTTTTGGTGAGCGTGGATTTGTTTTCGGAGGGATTTGACTGTCCTGATGTGCAGTTTATTCAGTTGGCGAGACCTACGTTGTCGCTGGCGAAGTACTTGCAGATGGTGGGACGTGGGTTGCGTGTGGCTAAGAGGAAGAGCTATTGCGTGATACTGGATAATGTGGGACTGTATCGGCGGTTCGGGATGCCTTCAGCTGACAGGGACTGGCAGCAGATGTTTGAAGGGAGGTCGCAGCTTGCGGATTCGTTGCAGGAGATTTGCATGAGGATTAACAATAGCTTCTGTCATTGGGGCAGCGTGGTGAGCGAGAATGAGGAGATGATGAAAATTCTTGGGCATGACAGGCAGAAGAAGATGATTGAGGACAACGAGAATGATGAGATTGTAGAGGATAAGGACGGATGGATTGACAGGCGGAGCGGACTGAGGTTTGCAAAGCGTCCACAGACGGTGAGACTGTTGGGTGTGGAGTTCTGTACGGAGGACGGTATGAGGTTCTATCCTCGCATCCGCTCCAAGTTTATTGACGACAAGGCTTACATCAACTTGAAATCATTGGAGTTGCAAGTGGGCAGAGGCATTAATTGGAAAAGGAAATATATCTCGATGGATGAACCTGACAAGGTGTATCAGTTGAAGGACAAGGCTGGTAGTGTGAGGTTATATGTGGATGATGAGGAAAATTGCTATGCCCAAGGAAATCCCGACATGGAATTGACTCCCATCGAGACACAGGTGGAGATGAATGATTATTGCCAGAAATACAGCAGGAAGGAGAAAAAGGCTGCGGAGAAGCATCAGAAGATTTATAAGCATGGACTTTTCTATCCTATTCATAATAGCAAGGTTTGGGAGCGTGATGAGGTGCAGAAAGGAGTTGACGAGATATGGTATGTACCCAAGGACGTGTTTGGCGAGAGCTATTGGGTGGATGGCATTTCAGGGTTGAAGCATTATGCCAAGCCTGTGGCGGAGCAGCGAGGATTTGTGAGATTGCTGAGAGAGAGCGACTGGTATTATGTTCGGAATATCCCGGATTTGCGAGATACCGTATTGAGAAATTGGCAGATTGTGGCTGATGACAACATTTGTGTCATTAACAGTGAGTTTCTATTTTTGAAGCAGGAACCACGGTTATGGTTCAAGATTTTGAAGAAGACGGATGACTTTTCTTATTTTGTGGTGAGAGAGTATAAGAATTTCTCTGGCTATGCTATTGATTCAGACATATACATCACGCAAGACAGTAGAAATGGGTTGAGATTGGAAAGTAATGGAGTGCCATACGTTCCCTATTTTCAAACGGTGTCGAGAGCTGAATTGCGAAAATATAATTTGTGA